A stretch of the Festucalex cinctus isolate MCC-2025b chromosome 20, RoL_Fcin_1.0, whole genome shotgun sequence genome encodes the following:
- the cd226 gene encoding CD226 antigen, producing the protein MKGALCRCGSRASRKLRLGCRSTRLINAAFILRRRAKMEVVQKERWYFVALVLLHFLQGACAETVPEIETVTIHLQEGMILDCLCPWDGNLTMVSWTKDPDTNSIAVFHPEYGVATTYHYRERIEFLRSTPMDGSISMKNVTHQDIGVYHCSVQTFPQGPWIRNIQVEDLDEPPEDDKEDNAEVVEADAHVTAEPSGNLTVECNHQRNGTAVHQAVVEHMPFGRAWVIVGICKRVDGGVLIEDYSERGQLGCEENLDVSLQLSPVAPEDGGLYRCSFSTDTGLQTNTVMVTVSPAGGFSLSVLMMYVYLVIATAGLILLTALLIVLLRRRKKTRREESRDKLHPSQPHSWRRWWANELCGQVY; encoded by the exons ATGAAGGGCGCGCTGTGTCGCTGCGGCTCGAGAGCGAGCAGGAAGTTGCGGCTCGGGTGCCGTTCCACGCGTCTCATCAATGCAGCTTTCATTCTCCGCCGCCGGGCCAAGATGGAAGTCGTACAAAAGGAGCGCTGGTACTTCGTGGCACTTGTCTTGCTCCATTTTCTTCAAG GAGCGTGCGCAGAAACCGTCCCGGAGATCGAGACGGTCACGATCCACCTACAGGAGGGGATGATCCTTGACTGCTTGTGCCCCTGGGACGGAAACCTCACGATGGTGTCATGGACCAAAGACCCGGACACCAACTCCATCGCCGTTTTCCACCCGGAGTACGGCGTCGCCACCACTTACCATTACCGCGAACGGATCGAGTTCCTGAGGAGCACGCCCATGGACGGAAGCATATCCATGAAGAACGTCACCCATCAGGATATTGGGGTTTATCACTGCTCTGTCCAGACTTTCCCCCAAGGGCCCTGGATCCGAAACATTCAGGTGGAGGATTTAG ATGAGCCCCCGGAAGACGACAAAGAAGACAACGCCGAGGTCGTGGAGGCCGACGCGCACGTGACGGCGGAACCCAGCGGCAACCTGACGGTGGAGTGCAACCACCAGCGCAACGGCACCGCCGTCCACCAGGCGGTGGTGGAGCACATGCCGTTCGGCCGGGCGTGGGTCATCGTCGGCATCTGCAAGCGGGTGGACGGCGGCGTGCTGATCGAAGACTACAGCGAGCGCGGCCAGCTCGGCTGCGAGGAGAACCTGGACGTCAGTCTGCAACTGAGTCCCGTCGCGCCGGAAGACGGCGGCTTGTACCGCTGCAGCTTCAGCACCGACACCGGCCTGCAGACCAACACGGTGATGGTCACCGTGTCGCCGGCAG GTGGCTTCAGCCTGTCCGTCTTGATGATGTACGTTTACTTGGTGATCGCAACTGCTGGACTCATTTTATTGACTGCACTCCTCATCGTCTTGTTGAGGCGCAG GAAGAAGACGAGAAGAGAAGAGAGCAGAGATAAGCTGCACCCATCACAACCGCAT AGTTGGCGGCGGTGGTGGGCGAACGAGCTTTGCGGACAAGTCTACTGA